The genomic interval AGCTGGTCGGGAAGTCGCAGGGCCCGCCCCATCCACACCCGCAGGAGCGAGGTGATGTTGGTGAGCATCCCGGAGAGGGCCGAGTTGTGCGAGCATCGCGCGACGCTCGAGTGGAACTCGACGTCGAGATCGATGAACTCGTCGACCGACTCGGCCGCATCCATCCGCTCGACGAGGCGGCGGAGCTCGGCGAGCTCCTCGTCGGTGCGTCGGCGAGCCGCGAGACCGGCGAGGGAGTGCTCGACGTGCTGGCGCGCTTCGACGAGGTCGGTCACGCGCTGCTCGCCGAGGAACAGGCCCCACTCGATGACGCGAGGGAGGATGTCGGATCCCGACGACCGCAGGTACGTTCCGTCGCCTTGCCGGATCTCCACGACGCCCAGGAGCCCGAGCGACTGCACGGCCTCGCGCACCGCGGCGCGGCTGACACCGAGCGATGCCGCGAGCTGGCGCTCGCTCGGCAGCTTGCTGCCGGAGCTGAACTCGCCCGAGAAGAAGTACTCGGTGAGGGTGTGGATGATCTGGGTCGAGATCGACCCGTCGCCGTCGAGCCTGGGAAGCTGGGCGGTGTATTCGGCTACGTCGGAACGTTCGGTCATGTGGTGGTCTCTCCGCTCAGCTCGGTGCGAAGCTTGCCGAGCTGCAGGTAGGCGCGATCGCGATCATGCACGAGCTGCGCGGCTTCTTCTTCGGAGAGCCCAAGATATCCGCCGCCGGTCTTGATGCCGAGATCTCCGGCGTCGACGCGCTCCTTGAGCGAGGGCGGCACGGTGAAGCGGTCGCCGAGCGCCGCTTCGAGCGAGACGTAGGAGTTCGCGTACACGTCGAGGCCCGCCATGTCGGCGACGGCGAAGGGCCCGTAGAGCGCGAGGCGGAATCCGAACGAGGCGCGCACGATCTTGTCGATCTCGGCCGGCTCGGCGTGGCCGTCTTCGACCATGCGCGCCGCTTCGCGGAAGAGGGCGAACTGCAGGCGGTTGCAGACGAATCCGGGGGTGTCGGAGACGACGGCCGGCTCCTTGCCCGCCGCACGGAGCATCTCGATGATGCCGGGGATGACGCTGTGATCCGTGGTGGCGTGAGGGATGATCTCGATGCCCGGGAGCAGCGGCGCGGGGTTGAACCAGTGCACGCCGAGGAAGCGCTCCGGTCGCTCGAGCACGGTCGCGAGCTCGCCGATCGGGATGGCGGAGGTGTTGGTCGCGATGACGGTGTCGGGGCCTGCGGCCTTCTCGATGCGCGCGAGCACGTCGTGCTTGACGTCGATGCGCTCGAACACGACCTCGAAGACGAAATCGGACTCAGCCAGCACGGCGTCGAAGTCGTCGCTCGCGTGCAGGTGGGAGGTGAGGCGCTCCGCGGCGTCGGCATCCAGGAAGCCGTCGGCGACCAGCTGCGGCGCGGAGGAGATGATCTGGTCGCGACGCGCCGCGGCGGCGCCGTCGACGGCGTCGAGGAGCGTGCAGTGAACGCCGGACTGCGCAAGCGTCTGCGCGATTCCGCCGCCCATGTAGCCCGCTCCGACAATGGCGAGCCGTGCGTATCGCTTCACTGGTGTGTCTCTCTCCTTTGAGCGCGGATGGCTGCCCGTTGCTTCGAAACTGCGTCATCCGACTTCGAACATCTTGCATTCAGATAGAACACTGGTCAACCACTCGCCGTCAAATCCCCTGTTTTCCCAGGCAACTGACGGATCATCTTTCGCGTTGTTGCACATTATTGGTAAACCACTTAGGTTCAACTGGTCAACCACTTGCGGTGGCTTGCCCCGTAGCGCCGTTCCCCCCGAACGCTTTCAAAGGAGATCGCACATGTCCGACGACGATCGCTGGATCGCCCAGCCAGCGAACATGACCAAGGGATTCCTCGCCGGCGTCGACCGCGTGGTCGCGATCCTCTGCATCGTCGGGTTCTCGAGCATGGCCGTGGTCATCGCCATCCAGGTGGTGGCGCGCTACGCCTTCAACAGCCCGACGATCTGGTCCGAGGAACTCGCGATCAGCCTCTTCGTGTGGTCGACCATGCTCGCGATCCCGCTCGGCCTCCGCCGCGGCGAGCACCTCACCCTCGACGTGCTCGGCAAGTACCTCCCGGCGAAGACCACCCGCTGGGTCGCCCTCATCACGGCGCTCACGACCGGCGCCGTCATGCTCTTCCTCGGCTACCTCACGCTCAGCCTCCTCGGCCCCGCCGACCGCCAGCTGCTCGCCGGCATCGCCGGGGGTCTCGGCATCCAGGCGAAGGTGTCGTGGGTCTACCTCGCCGTCCCCGTGGGCGGTGTGCTCTCGGCGGTCTTCGCCACCGAACGGGCCATCCAGTTCTTCCGTGGGCGCCTCGATGCGCTCGTGGTCGACGCTGACCAGGCCGTCATCGACGAGCTCGACGCCGAACTCGGCGACACCGGCTCGGCCTCCACCACGTCCACGAAGGAGAACTGACCGTGGGATACGCACTCGGCATCGGCTTCGCCGTTCTCCTCATCCTCGGGCTCCCCATCGGCATTGCGCTCGCGCTCAGCTCGATGATCGGCCTCGAGCTCTTCTCGTCCGTGCCGCTGGAGATCGCGGCGCAGCGCATGATCGCGGGTGTGCGCAGCTTCCCGCTGCTCGCGATCCCGCTCTACGTGCTCGCCGGATCGCTCATGAACGCGAGCGGCATCACGCAGCGTCTCATCGACTTCGCTCGCGTGCTCGTCGGCCCCATCCGCGGCGGCCTCGGCCACGTCACCGTGCTCACGACCGCGATCTTCGGCGGCATCTCAGGCTCGCAGGTGGCCGACACCTCGAGCGTCGGGCGCATCATGATCCCGCAGATGGTCGAGCGCGGCTACGCCCCCCGCTACGCGGTCTCGCTCATGGCGACCGCCGGTGCGATGTTCGTCACGATCCCGCCGTCGATCAACCTCATCGTCTACGGCGTGCTCGCCCAGGCATCCATCTCCGACCTGTTCTTCTACGGTCTCATCATCGGTCTCGCCTTCGTGGCGACGCTCCTGATCGTCGGCTATGTCGTGGCCGTCGTGAAGAAGCAGCCCGCCGAGCGTCGCGCCACGTGGCCCGAGGCGGGGACGGCGCTGCGCCGGGCGCTCTGGTCGCTGCTGCTGCCCGTCGTCATCATCGGCGGCATCCGCCTCGGCATCTTCACGCCGACCGAGGGTGGTGCGGTCGCGGTGATCCTCGCCGTCTTCATCGGATTCGCGATCCACCGCGAGATGAACATGCGCAAGTTCATGAAGGCGCTGCTCGAGTCGTCGATCCTGGTGGGCGTCATCATGCTCGTCATCGCCGCCGCGCAGATCTACTCGTGGGCGCTCGTCTCCGGCCAGATCCCGCAGCAGATCTCGACGTGGCTGCTCGGCCTCACCGACAACCCGCTCATCATCCTGCTGCTCATCAACATCCTGATCCTCGTGATCGGAACCGTGATGGAGGGCAACGCCGCGCTCATCGTGTTCGTGCCGCTGCTGCTGCCCGTCGCGACCGCGGTCGGCATCGACCCGGTGCACCTCGGCCTCATCATGGTCGTGAACCTCGGCATCGGACTGCTCACGCCGCCCGTGGGGCTGTGTCTGCTCGTCTCGTGCAAGATCGGCAAGATCACCGTGTCCCAGGCGATCCCCGCGATGCTGCCGTGGTTCGGCCTGTGCCTCATGTTCCTGTTCGGAGTGACCTACCTGCCGATCATCTTCGGCTGGTTCTAGAGCACTCAGCGCGACGGGCGCTGGCTGGGCCTCACGGTCCGGTCAGCGCCCGTCGCTGTGTTCGGGGTCAGCGCTCGCTCGCGTTATCCGGTTCAACGCCCGCCGTCCTTCTCCGAGGTGTCACTTTGTGCCGCTGCGTGGCATCGGCAGGCGGCACAAAGTGACACCTCAGTGGGGGTCGAGCGTGATGCGCACGCGGCCCGCATCGAGATCGAGCGGGCCCTCGCCGGGCACGGGCGCCGGCGCAGGCAGCTCGGTCTGCTGCTGCAGCTCACGCTGCGCCTCATGGCGGGTGGGCGCGAAGACCTCGTCGAGCGCGCCGATCGCACCGCCTGCACCGGTGCCGGTGCCGCGCGCGTTGCCCCGCAGCTCGATCCAGCCGCGCCATTGCGCGACGGCGATGCCGACGACGAAGAGGGCGCTGAGCGCCATCCATCCGAACCAGGGCATGCGCGCCAGGGTACGCGAGCCGTCAGGACGCGGGCTGAATACTCGCCCAGGTGCCGCCGAACTTCGGCTCACGACCGTCACCCGAGGAGGTGCGCGTGAGGCGTCGCCGCACCCACGGCGCCACGTGCTCGCGGTAGTAGCGCATCCCGCGCAGGCGCTCCTGCTCGGGGATGCGATCGAGCCGCCACCATTCGGCGGGCGCGTCGGCCCCGAGCGATTCGAGCACTCGTGCGGCGACGCGGTGATGGCCCCGCGTGTTCATGTGCAGGCGGTCGGCCGCCCAGAACGGCGGCGTTGCGAGCTCCCCGTCGAACCAGTTGTAGACGCGGATCACATCTGGGCGCTTCGCGAGGCGCTCGTCGACCAGCCGAGCCATCTCGTCTCCGCGGCGCTTCATGAGGCCACCCATCGGAAGCTGAGCAGTCGGGTCGGCACCGGAGAGCAGGATCATCTGCACACCCTCCTCGTCGCAGCGACGCAGCACGTGCTCGAACAGGTCGATGATGGCGGGCACGTCGGCGCGCGGACGCATGATGTCGTTCCCGCCCCCGGCGAAGGACAGGTGCGTGGGCTTCAGCGCGAGAGCCGGCTCGAGCTGCTGCTCGATGATCGGGCGGATGAGACGCCCGCGGATCGCGAGATTCGCGTACTCGATGGGCTCACCGAGCGCCGTCGACCATCCGAGTGCCGTCAGATCCGCCCAGCCGCGCACGGTTCCGTCGGGGAGTTCATCTCCGACTCCCTCCGAGAAGGAGTCCCCGATGGCGACGTAGCGAATGCGGCTCACCCGGACACGCTACCCGTGCCGAACTAGAACCTGGCCGAGAAACCGCCATCGGCCTGAAGCAGCTGCCCGCTCACCCACCGGCCCTCCGGCGAGACGAGGAACGCCACGAGCGCCGCGATGTCGGCGGGGGTCCCGAGCCGACCGAGCGGATGCATCGGGGTGAGACTCTCGCGCACCGCGTCGTCCATCCAGCCCGTGTCGATGGGCCCCGGGTTGAGCACGTTCGCCGAGATCCCCCGCGGGCCGAGCTCGCGCGCGGCCGAGATGACGATGCGGTCGAGGGCGCCCTTCGACGCACCGTACGGCAGGTTGCCGGTCGTGTGGTCGCTCGTGAGCGCGACGACCGCTCCCCCGCTCTCGGGCGCCTGCCGCACGAACGCGGCGATGAGCAGCAGCGCCGCCCGGGCGTTCACCGCGACGTGCAGGTCGAAGCTCTCGGCGGTGGTATCGAGGATCCCCGTCGTGATGTCGTGCGCGTGGCTCAGGATGAGCGCATCGATCGGGCCGTGCAGCGCCGCCGCCTCGCGGACGAGCCGCTCGGGCTCATCCGGCCGGGACAGGTCGCACGGGATGTCACCCTCATGCAGGTCGGACGTGACGACGATCCAGCCGTCCGCGCGCAGACGCGGCACGATCCCGGCGGCGATGCTGTTCGCGCGGGCGGCTCCGGTGACGAGGGCGATGGGCATCCACCCAGGCTAACGATCCCTCAGCTGCGGCGGGGGATGACGAGCGGACGGCCGCCGCGCATGATCACCTCGACCTCGACCCCGTAGACCTCCGAGACGAGCTCCTCGGTGAGAACCTCGACGGGCGTCCCGACAGCCCGCAGGCGGCCGTTCTGCAGCAGGGCGATGCGGTCGGCGTAGGCGCCCGCGAGTGAGAGGTCGTGCAGCACGACGATCACCGTGCGACCGTATGAGGCGAGATCGCGCGCGATGCGCAGCACGTCCTCCTGGTGGCGCAGGTCGAGGGCCGCGGTGGGCTCGTCCAGCAGCACCACATCGGTGTCCTGCGCGAGCACGCGCGCGAGCGAGACGCGAGCGCGCTCACCGCCGGAGAGCTGCGTGAAGCGTCGGCCGAGCAGGTGCGTCACGTCGGTGCGCTCGAGCGCATCGGCGATCACCGCGGTGTCCTCTTGGCGGTTCGCGGTGCGGTTCCAAGGGCTGCGACCCATCTCCACCACCTGGCCGACGAGGAACGGGAAGCTCACGGCGTTGTCCTGGGTGAGCACCGCGCGCATCCGGGCGAGTTCGAGCGAGTCGACATCGCGGATGGGGCGATCCCCGATGAGCACGCGTCCGGCGCTCGGCGCGCGCTCCCCCGAGAGGATGCCCAGCAGGGTCGACTTGCCGGCGCCGTTCGGCCCGACGAGCGCGAGCACGGCACCCGCCTCGATGTCGAGGTCGACATCGTCGACGACCCGGCGCCCGCCGAGCTCGACGGTGACGCCCTCGGCCCGCAGCGCGATCATGCCCAGCCTCCCGAGGCCTTGCGCTGGCGCCACAGCAGCGCGAAGAAGAACGGGCCTCCGACGAGCGAGGTGAGCAGGCCGATCGGCAGCTCCGCGGCGGGCACGATCGTGCGTGCCAGCAGGTCGGCGAGCACCATGAGCAGCGCGCCGCCGAAGGCGCTCGCGAGGATGAGCGCACGGTGCGACGGGCCGAGGAGCATGCGCACGAGGTGCGGGATGACGAGACCCACGAACGAGATGATGCCGACGAACGCGACGCCGATGCCGGTGAGCAGCGCCACGAGCACGACGGACCAGAGGCGCAGGCTCTCGACGTCGATGCCGAGGTGACGGGCGTTCCGCTCGCCGAGCGACAGGATGTCGTACTGGCGCGAGAGGAACAGCGCGATCACCGTGCCGAGCACCGCGATGACCACGACGATGACGGTCTCGTGCCACATCGAGCCCGAGAGGGTTCCGAGCTGCCAGAACACGATCTGCTCGCGGCTCGCGGATCCCGCGACGAACAGCAGGAAGGCGAGCCCTGCGCCGCCGAAGGCGTTCACGGCGATGCCGGTGAGCAGCAAGGTGACGACCTCGGTGCGGCCGTTGGCGCGCGAGACCCCGTAGACGAGGAGCGTGGCCCCGAGACCGCCCGCGAAGGCGAGGATCGCGATGCCCCAGTCGCCGTATGCGGTGAGGCCGAGCACGATCGCGAGCGCAGCGCCGAGCGCGGCACCCGAGGAGACGCCGACGACGCCCGGCTCCGCGAGCGGGTTGCCGAAGACCGCCTGCATGACCGCACCGGCCACGGCGAGCGCGGCACCCACCGCCATGGCCATGACGATGCGCGGGAAGCGGATGACCCAGAGCGCGGCCTCGGCGGTCGGATCGGTCGGCGCCCAGGCGTTGTCGATGCCGATGGCGCGCAGGAGCGACCCGAGAACCTCGGTGATGCTCACCGAGAACTGGCCGACGACCGCTGACACGAGGATGGAGACGACGAGCAGCACGGCGATGCTGATGCCGACGATGGTGCGTCGCCGACCGAGATGGGCGGTGTTCACGGGACTCGGTTCACCCATTCCTCGGTGCCGAACTTCTCTGCCACGAGCGCCTCGGCCTTGGCGTATTCGTCGGCGGTGATGTCGCCCGGCGTGAGGCCGTGCAGTGTGCGGAAGGTGTCGACCATCCGGGTGATGATCTCCTCGCGCGGCAGACCCGTCTGGCTGCGCAGCGGATCGACGCGCTTCTCGGCCGACTTGGTGCCCTTGTCGCTGAGCTTCTCGCGCCCGATGCGCAGCACTTCGACCATCTTGGCGGCGTCGATGTCGTACGACATGGTGACGTGGTGCAGCACCGCTCCGTCGGCGAGCCGCTTCTGCGCGGCGCCGCCGATCTTGCCGGTGGGGCTCGCGATGTCGTTGAGGCCCTGGTAGGTGGCGTCGATGCCGAGGCTGCGCAGCGCCTGCAGCACCCAGTCGTCGAGGTAGGCGTAGCTCTCGGCGAACGTCATGCCGGTGACGAGGTCGGCGGGCACGTACAGCGAGTACGTGATGATCGATCCGGCTTCCATGAACATCGCGCCGCCGCCCGAGATGCGCCGCACCACGGGGATGCCGTAGCGCTCGGCGTTCTCGGCGTCGACCTCGTTCTTCACCGACTGGAAGCTGCCGATGACGACGGCGGGCTCGTTCCACTCCCAGATGCGCAGGGTGGGCTTACGGCGACCGGCGGCGACCTCCTCGGCCAGCACCTGGTCGAGTGCGAGGTGCATGACGGGGGCCAGGGGCCCCGGGTGCACGAGCTCCCACTCGTAGTCGTCCCAGTCGGTGGCGCGGCCGACGGCGCGTCGCACGACGGTGGCGATCGCATCCGCCGAGAACCCGAACAGCACAGCATCCGCGGGAAGCGCCGCGGTGACGGCAGCGGCGATCGTGCGGCCGTCAGCGGAGGCGGGGAGGCCGGTGAGGGCCTGATCGATCAGCGGGAGGGCGTCATCCGGTTCGAGGAAGAAGTCGCCGGAGAGGCGCACGTCGGCGAGACGGTCGTCGACGATCTCGAGGTCGACGACCACGAGCTTGCCCCCCGGGACCTTGTACTCGCCATGCACCGTCCCAGCCTAGTGGAGCGACTTAGGCAAGCCTTACCGAAAGCTGGGGGCGGATCTCAGCTGCCGCCGAAGTGCGCGTCGAGCCACGCGATGATGTCGGCGCGCACCTCCGCCTGATTGGTCTCGTTGAGCATCTCGTGGCGGCCGCCGGGGTAGATCGTGAGCGTCACATCCGTGAGCCCGCCGCGTTCGCGGTACGCCTTCGCGAGCAGCTCGACCGACTTGCGGCCGCCGAGCGAATCGTCATCGCCGACCATGATGAGCATCGGGATGTCGGCGTCGAGGCGCCGGGGCGTTCCGAGCAGCCGCAGCGAGTCGACGATGCCGAACAGCTCCATGACGCGCGCATCGAAGGTGAGCGGGTCGGCGACGAACGCCGCGGCGACCGCGGGGTCACGACTCAGCCACTCGGCTCCCGTCGTTCCGAGGTGCTTGTGCTGGGCGTTGAGGTCGCCGCCGCGCATGTGCAGCAGCGTGCGGTAGGCGGTCGCCGAGAGCACGACGCCGTCGTACGCCGACGCGTGCACGCCGACCATCTTCTGCGCGAAGATCGAGCCAAGGCTGTGCCCGAACAGCACGAGCGGCAGCCCCGCCTCGGCCTGACGGATGATGTCGGTCAGCTGCTCGACGGCCGCGATCGCGCCGCGCACCCCCCGCGGGCCGAGCGTGCCGAGCTTCGAGACGTCGCCGCCGTGCTGCTCCATCCCCGTGGCCCCATGGCCGCGGTGATCGTTGGCGTAGACGGTGTAGCCGGCGGAGGCGAGCGTGCTCGCGAAGAGCTCGTAGCGCATCGCGTACTCCCCCACACCGTGCAGCAGCTGCACGACCGCGCGCGGCGATGACGCCTTCCACACGTAGTAGTGGATGGTGACGCCGTCGGCATCGACGAAGGTGTGGGTTGTGCGGGTGGTGTCGCTCATGGAGCCTCCTTGCCGCGAGCGTAGTGGGTGGGCGAGTCTCTCAGCGGGATCCCTGCCGTCCGGGAGATGATGGAACGATGAGTTCCACGTTCCGGTCGTTCGCGAGCCGGAACTACCGCATCTGGTTCGCGGGCGCGCTCGTCTCCAACGTCGGCACCTGGATGCAGCGCATCGCTCAGGACTGGCTGGTGCTCGCCGAGCTCACCGACAACGACGCCACGGCCGTCGGCGTCGTGATGGCCCTGCAGTTCGGCCCGCAGCTGCTGCTGCTGCCGCTCACCGGCTGGGTCGCCGACCGCTTCGACCGCCGCGCGGTGCTCGCGGTCACCCAGACGGCGAGCCTGCTCCTCGGGCTCGGCCTCGGTCTGCTGGTGCTGTTCGGGGTTGCGGAGCTGTGGATGGTGTTCGCCTTCGCGCTCGGGCTCGGCATCTCGGCGTCGTTCGACGCCCCGGTGCGCCAGGCGTTCGTCGGCGAGCTCGTGCCCGACCGCCTGCTCGCGAACGCGGTCGCCCTCAACTCGGCGTCGTTCAACGTCGCCCGCCTGATCGGCCCGGCCGTCGCGGGTGTGCTCGTCGCCGCCATCGGGTCCGGCTGGGTGTTCGTGATCAACGCCGTGAGCTTCATCCCGGTGCTCATCTCGATCTGGGCGCTGCGGCCCGCCGAGTTCACGACCTACACGAAGAAGGCGCAGGGCCCCGGCCAGCTGCGCGCGGGCTTCACCTATGTGAAGCGGCGACCGGATGTTCTGCTCGTCTTCGCGATGATCTTCCTGGTCGGCACGTTCGGCTTCAACTTCGCGATCTTCACCTCGACGATGGCGGCGGTCGAGTTCGGTGAAGGGCCCGAGGAGTTCGGGGTGCTCTCATCGGTGCTCGCGATCGGATCCGTGACGGGAGCCCTGCTCGCCGCGCGCCGCGAGCGTCCGCGCCTGCGCACCGTCACCCTCGCCGCCGCCGGCTTCGGCATCTCCACGGTCGCCGCGGCGCTCGCGCCCAGCCTGCTGACCTTCGCGTTCGTCCTGATCTTCGTGGGCTTCTCGAGCATCCAGATGATGAACACCGCGAACGCCTACGTGCAGACCACGACCGCCCCCTCGATGCGCGGCCGCGTGATGGCTCTGTATCTGGCGATCTTCGTCGGCGGCACCCCTGTCGGCGCACCCCTCGTGGGCGCCGTGGCAGATGCGTGGGGCCCGCGCTGGGCGCTCGGGGTCGCCGCGCTCTCGGGGCTGCTCGCGGCGGCGATCGCGGCGATCTTCTTCCTGCGCACCCGCGAGATCCGTCTGCGCTGGGATCGCACCCGCCGCTGGCCGATCACCGCCGTCTCCGCCGTCGACGTCGATCGCGACACGGCGACCCAGGAGATCGCGATCGTCGAGGCCGAGACGCAGCGCTGACGAACGCCGAGCGGCAGAATGGCGGCATGAGGCTGCCGCGGTCGGCGTTCGAGGGCGTCGTGGATGTCGTCGAGACTCCCGACGGTGGTGTGCGCCCGCTGCGCCTGACCGCGGATCAGCTGCCGCTCGCCCCCGAGCCGCTCGCCCTCATCGGCACGTTCACCTCGGGTGTGCGGCTGCGGCTGCTCACCGCGGCGTCGCGGATCGAGCTCGCTGTCGACGTCGAGCGGCTCGTGATGGCGCATCTCGGCGCGCCCGCGAATGAGGCCGAGTTCCTCGCCGAGATCGACGGGAGAGTCGCGGCGCGTGCGCGCCCTGCTCGAACGTCGCTCGTCCGAGAGCGGCATGGCGGGCCGTGGGACGTCGAGCACGCACCGACGGAGACGATCGTGCTCGAGGTCCCGAATTCGGGCCGCGAGCGCGAGGTCACGATCTGGTTCCCGACCGATGCCGGGGTCACAGTGCGCGACGTGCGCGCTGACGCGACGATCGCACCGGCAGGGCCGGCTCCCGGCAGGCATTGGGTGCACCACGGCAGTTCGATCAGCCAGGGAGGTGACGCGGCCGACGCCCGTCGCACCTGGCCCGCGCAGGTCGGTCGCACCCTCGGCATTCGGTGGACGAATCTGGGGTTCGGCGGCAACGCCCAGCTGGATCCGATGACAGCGCACTCGATCGCCTCGACGGACGCCGACGTCATCACGCTCGAGCTCGGCATCAATGTCGTCGGTGCGGATGCCATGCGCCAGCGCGCCTTCGGCTCGGCGGCCCACGCATTCCTCGACCTCATCCGGGACCGCCATCCAGAGACTCCCATCGTGGTGATGGGCGCCTTCGCCTGCCCGGTGGTGGAATCTGCTCAGGGCCCGATCCGCGCAGGAGCCGACGGGCGGGCGGTGGGTCGCGGCTCCGCGGAGGACACCGGACTGACGCTCGAGCGTTCGCGCGACATCCTCGCGGACGTGGTGGCACGTCGCGCGGATCCTCACCTGCACGTCATCGACGGACGCGACCTGCTCGGCCCCGCGGATGTGCATCACCTCCACGATGGGCTCCACCCCGATCAGGGCGGACTCGACCTCATCGCGTCCCGCTTCGTGGTCGCGGTGCGCGATCCATCGTCGCCGCTCGCGCGCGCGTTCGACAGCTAGGGGTGCTCGGGCAGTTCGATCCTGCCGTCGACCCGCCGGGGAATGCCGAGCGGGTTCTCGTCGAGCAGCTCGGCGGGCAGCACACGGGCGGGCGCATCCTGGAATGCGATCGGACGCAGGAACCGCCGCACCGCCGTCGCGCCCACCGACGTGTGCTGAGTGTTCGTTGCGGGCCACGGTCCCCCGTGGTGCTGCGCCCACGACACGGCGACGCCCGTGGGCCATCCCGCGAACAGCACACGCCCCGCGAGACTCGAGAGGCGCGCCACGATCGCATCGAGGTCGTCGGTCTCCTCGGCATGCACGGTCGCGGTGAGACTGCCCCCGAGCGCATCGATCACCCGGTTGCGCTCCCTCTCGTCGGCACAGCTCACAAGCAGCGTGACGGGCCCGAACACCTCACCCAGCAGCACATCCGCGTTCGCCAGGAGAACGGACGCATCGGTCGCGAGCACCGTGGGCGCCGTCGGGGCGTCGCCACCCGCGAGGACCCGCACCCCCTCGACCGCGGTGGCGAGCGCACGCCCCTCGACGAACCCCTCGGCGATCCGCGCAGTGAGCAGTGTGGGACGCGATCTCTCCACGTGGCCGGGGAGCGCCTCCGCCAGACGCGATTCCGCAGGCACCAGAACGAGCCCCGGTTTGGTGCAGAACTGGCCGGCGCCCAGCTGGAAGGATCCCGCGAGCCCCGCCGCGAGCTCCTCCCCGCGCGCGGCGTCCGCTGCCGGTGTCACGATGACGGGGTTCAGGCTGCCGAGCTCCCCGAAGAATGGGATCGGCCGCGTGCGTGCGGTGCACCGATCCAGGATCGCGCGGCCCCCCGCCACCGAACCGGTGAACGCGACCGCCTCGATCTCCTCGGCATCGATGAGCGCGAGCCCGTTGTCGTGGCCGCTCACGAGCGCGAACGCACCCTCCGGGGCTGCGTGCGCGGTGAGGGCGGCGGTCACGATCTCTGCCGTGAGGCGCGACGTGGCCGGGTGGCCCGA from Salinibacterium sp. ZJ70 carries:
- a CDS encoding iron ABC transporter permease encodes the protein MGEPSPVNTAHLGRRRTIVGISIAVLLVVSILVSAVVGQFSVSITEVLGSLLRAIGIDNAWAPTDPTAEAALWVIRFPRIVMAMAVGAALAVAGAVMQAVFGNPLAEPGVVGVSSGAALGAALAIVLGLTAYGDWGIAILAFAGGLGATLLVYGVSRANGRTEVVTLLLTGIAVNAFGGAGLAFLLFVAGSASREQIVFWQLGTLSGSMWHETVIVVVIAVLGTVIALFLSRQYDILSLGERNARHLGIDVESLRLWSVVLVALLTGIGVAFVGIISFVGLVIPHLVRMLLGPSHRALILASAFGGALLMVLADLLARTIVPAAELPIGLLTSLVGGPFFFALLWRQRKASGGWA
- a CDS encoding SGNH/GDSL hydrolase family protein; the encoded protein is MSRIRYVAIGDSFSEGVGDELPDGTVRGWADLTALGWSTALGEPIEYANLAIRGRLIRPIIEQQLEPALALKPTHLSFAGGGNDIMRPRADVPAIIDLFEHVLRRCDEEGVQMILLSGADPTAQLPMGGLMKRRGDEMARLVDERLAKRPDVIRVYNWFDGELATPPFWAADRLHMNTRGHHRVAARVLESLGADAPAEWWRLDRIPEQERLRGMRYYREHVAPWVRRRLTRTSSGDGREPKFGGTWASIQPAS
- a CDS encoding SDR family oxidoreductase gives rise to the protein MPIALVTGAARANSIAAGIVPRLRADGWIVVTSDLHEGDIPCDLSRPDEPERLVREAAALHGPIDALILSHAHDITTGILDTTAESFDLHVAVNARAALLLIAAFVRQAPESGGAVVALTSDHTTGNLPYGASKGALDRIVISAARELGPRGISANVLNPGPIDTGWMDDAVRESLTPMHPLGRLGTPADIAALVAFLVSPEGRWVSGQLLQADGGFSARF
- a CDS encoding 3-hydroxyacyl-CoA dehydrogenase family protein encodes the protein MKRYARLAIVGAGYMGGGIAQTLAQSGVHCTLLDAVDGAAAARRDQIISSAPQLVADGFLDADAAERLTSHLHASDDFDAVLAESDFVFEVVFERIDVKHDVLARIEKAAGPDTVIATNTSAIPIGELATVLERPERFLGVHWFNPAPLLPGIEIIPHATTDHSVIPGIIEMLRAAGKEPAVVSDTPGFVCNRLQFALFREAARMVEDGHAEPAEIDKIVRASFGFRLALYGPFAVADMAGLDVYANSYVSLEAALGDRFTVPPSLKERVDAGDLGIKTGGGYLGLSEEEAAQLVHDRDRAYLQLGKLRTELSGETTT
- a CDS encoding TRAP transporter small permease, whose product is MSDDDRWIAQPANMTKGFLAGVDRVVAILCIVGFSSMAVVIAIQVVARYAFNSPTIWSEELAISLFVWSTMLAIPLGLRRGEHLTLDVLGKYLPAKTTRWVALITALTTGAVMLFLGYLTLSLLGPADRQLLAGIAGGLGIQAKVSWVYLAVPVGGVLSAVFATERAIQFFRGRLDALVVDADQAVIDELDAELGDTGSASTTSTKEN
- a CDS encoding TRAP transporter large permease gives rise to the protein MGYALGIGFAVLLILGLPIGIALALSSMIGLELFSSVPLEIAAQRMIAGVRSFPLLAIPLYVLAGSLMNASGITQRLIDFARVLVGPIRGGLGHVTVLTTAIFGGISGSQVADTSSVGRIMIPQMVERGYAPRYAVSLMATAGAMFVTIPPSINLIVYGVLAQASISDLFFYGLIIGLAFVATLLIVGYVVAVVKKQPAERRATWPEAGTALRRALWSLLLPVVIIGGIRLGIFTPTEGGAVAVILAVFIGFAIHREMNMRKFMKALLESSILVGVIMLVIAAAQIYSWALVSGQIPQQISTWLLGLTDNPLIILLLINILILVIGTVMEGNAALIVFVPLLLPVATAVGIDPVHLGLIMVVNLGIGLLTPPVGLCLLVSCKIGKITVSQAIPAMLPWFGLCLMFLFGVTYLPIIFGWF
- a CDS encoding heme ABC transporter ATP-binding protein, translated to MIALRAEGVTVELGGRRVVDDVDLDIEAGAVLALVGPNGAGKSTLLGILSGERAPSAGRVLIGDRPIRDVDSLELARMRAVLTQDNAVSFPFLVGQVVEMGRSPWNRTANRQEDTAVIADALERTDVTHLLGRRFTQLSGGERARVSLARVLAQDTDVVLLDEPTAALDLRHQEDVLRIARDLASYGRTVIVVLHDLSLAGAYADRIALLQNGRLRAVGTPVEVLTEELVSEVYGVEVEVIMRGGRPLVIPRRS
- a CDS encoding FadR/GntR family transcriptional regulator; this encodes MTERSDVAEYTAQLPRLDGDGSISTQIIHTLTEYFFSGEFSSGSKLPSERQLAASLGVSRAAVREAVQSLGLLGVVEIRQGDGTYLRSSGSDILPRVIEWGLFLGEQRVTDLVEARQHVEHSLAGLAARRRTDEELAELRRLVERMDAAESVDEFIDLDVEFHSSVARCSHNSALSGMLTNITSLLRVWMGRALRLPDQLERANAEHRAILDAIAAQDPRGAQSAMRKHLTNAERRLRRALTTRPGVAQ